The following are encoded in a window of Halosolutus halophilus genomic DNA:
- a CDS encoding 1,4-dihydroxy-2-naphthoyl-CoA synthase: MVSELFDADRWEPIDDFDFQDLTYHRAVDSGTVRIAFDRPAVRNAFRPGTVDELYDALDHAKRQTDVGCILLTGNGPSPKDGGWAFCSGGDQTIRGEDGYQYEGDEERASEQGRLHILEVQRLIRHVPKVVVCVVPGWAVGGGHSLHVVCDMTLASEEHAKFLQTDPDVASYDAGFGSAYLARQIGQKKAREVFFLGKTYSAAEAEEMGMVNEVVPHDELEETALEWGERINSKSPTAMRMLKYAFNMADDGMVGQQVFAGEATRLGYMTDEAKEGRDAFVEGRDPDFDDFPWHY; this comes from the coding sequence ATGGTTTCGGAACTCTTCGACGCGGATCGGTGGGAACCGATCGACGATTTCGACTTTCAGGACCTGACCTATCACCGGGCGGTCGACTCCGGGACGGTCCGGATCGCGTTCGATCGACCCGCGGTCCGAAACGCCTTCCGACCGGGAACGGTGGACGAACTCTACGACGCGCTGGATCACGCCAAACGGCAGACGGACGTCGGCTGTATCCTCCTGACTGGGAACGGTCCCTCGCCGAAGGACGGCGGCTGGGCGTTCTGTTCCGGCGGCGATCAGACCATCCGCGGCGAGGACGGCTACCAGTACGAGGGGGACGAAGAACGAGCCTCGGAGCAGGGTCGGCTCCACATCCTCGAGGTCCAGCGTCTCATCCGCCACGTTCCGAAGGTCGTCGTCTGCGTCGTACCCGGGTGGGCAGTCGGCGGCGGCCACTCCCTGCACGTCGTCTGTGACATGACGTTGGCCAGCGAGGAGCACGCGAAGTTCCTCCAGACAGATCCCGACGTTGCCAGCTACGACGCCGGCTTCGGTTCCGCCTACCTCGCCCGACAGATCGGCCAGAAGAAGGCCCGGGAGGTGTTCTTCCTCGGGAAGACCTATTCAGCAGCGGAGGCCGAAGAAATGGGAATGGTCAACGAGGTCGTTCCCCACGACGAACTCGAGGAGACGGCCCTCGAGTGGGGCGAGCGGATCAACTCGAAGAGTCCGACGGCGATGCGGATGCTCAAGTATGCGTTCAACATGGCCGACGACGGCATGGTCGGCCAGCAGGTGTTCGCCGGCGAGGCGACACGGCTCGGATACATGACCGACGAAGCGAAGGAAGGCCGGGACGCGTTCGTCGAGGGCCGGGACCCGGACTTCGACGACTTCCCGTGGCACTACTGA
- a CDS encoding class I SAM-dependent methyltransferase produces the protein MDQPDRTGPGSYYDEYGEREWERLDRDFFHRLEWEGTIEQLETHLPPATESDAPHVLDVGGGAGRYSIWLARQGYAVTLAEPSETQRAIAREKIRDHDVADAVTIVDGDVRDLAFDDATVDATCCLGGPLSHVLDAADRRRAARELERVTVPDGPVFVSVMGLLGIVLIAVQYAGRGEEALDPSLLPALVREQDHTAELARRHGVEPALFDCHFFRRAELEDLLSTAGLTVETIAALEGVAATRRSHFDDLTAADRDAIREVNDLLRTDRSIADLSPRMLAICRA, from the coding sequence ATGGACCAGCCCGATCGAACGGGGCCGGGATCGTACTACGACGAGTACGGCGAGCGCGAGTGGGAGCGACTCGACCGGGACTTCTTCCACCGACTCGAGTGGGAGGGAACGATAGAGCAACTCGAGACGCACCTGCCGCCCGCAACAGAATCCGACGCGCCGCACGTCCTCGACGTCGGGGGCGGCGCCGGCCGGTACAGTATCTGGCTCGCACGACAGGGCTACGCGGTGACCCTCGCGGAACCGAGCGAGACTCAGCGGGCGATCGCCCGCGAGAAGATCCGGGATCACGACGTGGCGGACGCCGTCACGATCGTGGACGGCGACGTCCGCGACCTCGCGTTCGACGACGCGACCGTCGACGCGACGTGCTGTCTCGGCGGCCCGCTCTCGCACGTCCTCGACGCGGCCGACCGACGGCGGGCCGCCCGCGAACTGGAACGCGTGACGGTCCCCGACGGCCCCGTCTTCGTCTCCGTCATGGGACTGCTCGGGATCGTGCTGATCGCCGTCCAGTACGCCGGCAGAGGCGAGGAAGCCCTCGATCCGTCGCTGTTACCCGCACTCGTCCGCGAGCAGGATCACACGGCCGAACTCGCCCGCCGTCACGGGGTGGAGCCAGCCCTCTTCGACTGTCACTTCTTCCGGCGGGCCGAACTCGAAGATCTGCTCTCGACGGCCGGACTCACCGTCGAGACGATCGCCGCACTCGAAGGCGTCGCCGCGACCCGCCGATCGCACTTCGACGACCTGACCGCCGCCGATCGCGACGCGATCCGCGAGGTGAACGACCTGCTCCGGACGGATCGATCGATCGCGGATCTCTCGCCGCGCATGCTCGCCATCTGCCGGGCGTGA
- a CDS encoding SHOCT domain-containing protein, which produces MPETTSDTRPVAIVLAIIGALVVLPGVFMGVGMMGFGPVMGGWSHMWGDGTVPGWMLLAGVLMQLLFLAAIVGAGYLLYRAVAGPDRGSDRALDELRLAYARGDLSDEEYEQRRDALERDA; this is translated from the coding sequence ATGCCAGAAACCACGTCCGACACACGACCCGTCGCGATCGTCCTCGCTATCATCGGCGCTCTCGTCGTCCTCCCGGGGGTCTTCATGGGAGTCGGTATGATGGGATTCGGCCCGGTGATGGGTGGCTGGAGCCACATGTGGGGCGATGGAACGGTACCCGGCTGGATGCTGCTCGCTGGCGTTCTGATGCAGCTCCTGTTCCTCGCCGCGATCGTCGGTGCGGGCTACCTGCTCTATCGGGCGGTTGCCGGACCGGACAGGGGCTCCGATCGAGCACTCGACGAACTCCGCCTCGCGTACGCCCGTGGTGATCTAAGCGACGAGGAGTACGAACAGCGGCGTGACGCGCTCGAGCGAGATGCCTGA
- a CDS encoding NAD(P)-dependent oxidoreductase, which produces MRLALFGATGGTGRRLTAQAIAAGHEIRALARSPAKLPTGDRITTIEGNVLDPEPVARTIEETDAVVCLLGRTPNNPRDVLSRGTGHVIGAMDERAVDRLVVLTSMGLGSSVRTVPWYVRIANVTVLQGLMADKARQEELVMQSDLDWTIVRPGGLTDGPRTGEYIHAVDVDARARPISRADVAEFLLQVLERDSYIRGAPIVTTQQDVDVGFLWDQTTAIVRRLCRSRQLSTIRPDIVQRIRRP; this is translated from the coding sequence ATGAGACTCGCTCTCTTCGGGGCCACGGGTGGGACCGGGCGCCGACTGACGGCCCAGGCTATCGCGGCCGGTCACGAGATTCGGGCACTCGCCCGATCTCCGGCAAAACTCCCGACGGGGGATCGGATCACGACCATCGAGGGGAACGTCCTCGACCCCGAGCCAGTCGCCAGGACGATCGAAGAGACCGATGCAGTCGTCTGTCTGCTCGGCCGGACGCCGAACAATCCGCGCGACGTTCTCTCTCGTGGGACCGGCCACGTCATCGGTGCGATGGACGAGCGGGCAGTCGATCGTCTCGTCGTGCTGACGTCGATGGGGCTCGGTTCGAGTGTGCGCACCGTCCCGTGGTACGTACGTATCGCGAACGTGACCGTGCTTCAGGGGCTGATGGCAGACAAAGCCCGCCAGGAAGAACTCGTGATGCAGAGCGACCTCGACTGGACGATCGTTCGGCCCGGTGGGCTAACCGACGGTCCGCGAACCGGGGAGTACATTCACGCTGTCGACGTCGATGCGCGTGCGCGACCGATCTCCCGGGCCGACGTCGCGGAGTTCCTGCTCCAGGTCCTCGAACGCGACTCGTATATTCGTGGGGCTCCGATCGTCACGACGCAACAGGACGTCGACGTCGGCTTCCTCTGGGATCAGACGACGGCGATCGTTCGTCGGCTTTGCCGTTCCAGGCAACTGTCCACCATCCGACCGGATATCGTACAGCGAATTCGAAGACCATGA
- a CDS encoding methyltransferase family protein, producing the protein MTGVETGSPVWIVFGAGLVSAGILLVGLGVSIAGSAYRFWPHGDRNWTFWIGWLCWSVYTGCLVGVAYLDAGSVFTPGRIAFGVGVVLVITGTLLSIVAALQLDLRTSSGLTTELYTDGVYRYSRNPQYVGFVVAIGGLIVCSGSLYAFLLGSLGVVWFLAAPLAEEPWLREQYGDEYDSYRERTPRFVGLPRRDLVP; encoded by the coding sequence ATGACCGGGGTGGAAACGGGTTCCCCCGTCTGGATCGTCTTCGGCGCTGGGCTCGTGAGTGCAGGAATTCTCCTCGTCGGTCTTGGTGTGAGTATCGCGGGCTCGGCGTATCGATTCTGGCCGCATGGCGATCGCAACTGGACGTTCTGGATCGGATGGCTGTGTTGGAGTGTCTACACCGGGTGTCTCGTGGGCGTCGCATATCTCGACGCAGGGAGCGTCTTTACACCCGGCAGGATCGCGTTCGGTGTCGGAGTCGTCCTCGTTATCACGGGAACCCTACTCAGTATCGTCGCAGCGCTACAGCTCGATCTTCGGACGAGTAGTGGCCTGACCACGGAACTGTACACCGATGGCGTGTATCGATACTCCCGGAATCCCCAGTACGTCGGGTTCGTTGTCGCAATCGGTGGCCTCATCGTCTGCTCTGGATCCCTCTACGCGTTCCTTCTCGGCTCGCTCGGCGTCGTCTGGTTCCTCGCAGCACCGCTCGCCGAAGAGCCCTGGCTACGGGAGCAGTACGGAGACGAGTACGACAGCTATCGCGAGCGGACGCCACGGTTCGTCGGCCTCCCCCGGCGCGATCTCGTTCCCTAG
- a CDS encoding universal stress protein, translating into MDDTIPTDGKSGTDRAAVDMIVMATPGLSRRRRALCRSLSSRVVRRPIGPILTNG; encoded by the coding sequence ATGGACGACACCATCCCGACCGACGGGAAATCCGGAACGGACAGGGCCGCGGTCGACATGATCGTCATGGCGACCCCGGGGCTGAGCCGGCGTCGACGAGCACTTTGTCGGAGTCTGTCCTCACGGGTCGTCCGGCGGCCGATCGGTCCCATCCTGACGAACGGCTAG
- a CDS encoding universal stress protein, giving the protein MTVHILVPMDGSPMAKQTLEHALSMHPDARFTILYVIDYIEESYSARALVGADKLQERAEERAEELFEEAEEIAREHSEEIETRTTVGDPSREIVAYAEEHDVDQIVIGSHGRSPMSRILLGSVAEDVTRRAPVPVTVVR; this is encoded by the coding sequence ATGACAGTTCACATCCTCGTTCCGATGGATGGTTCGCCGATGGCGAAACAGACACTCGAACACGCCCTCTCGATGCATCCCGACGCCCGGTTTACGATCCTGTACGTCATCGACTACATCGAGGAAAGCTATAGCGCTCGGGCGTTAGTCGGGGCCGACAAGCTTCAGGAGCGAGCCGAGGAGCGCGCCGAAGAACTATTCGAGGAGGCGGAGGAGATTGCCAGGGAGCACAGCGAGGAGATCGAGACCCGGACCACCGTTGGCGACCCGTCGCGCGAGATCGTCGCCTACGCCGAGGAACACGACGTCGATCAGATCGTCATCGGTAGCCACGGCCGGTCACCGATGTCGCGTATCTTGCTCGGCAGCGTTGCCGAAGACGTTACTCGACGGGCTCCAGTACCGGTCACTGTAGTCCGCTAG
- a CDS encoding permease, with product MQAAGIDGVIESLRIGVGFLWTAAWAIVMGLTITSLVQVYVSKERMARVLGDGDLAGLARATLFGAVSSGCSFGAVAIGKGLFKKGAHAVNFLAFMFASTNLIVELGLMILILLGWEFLLAELLGGLVLIAVMALLVHLTLPETLFDEVRTELDQHDHDHGITEDPTCGMEGKDEYSIVTDGGETLKFCSEGCLETYRQAAASRGGWRDELRSWGGWYKLGNQYRKEWSMIWTDVVAGFLISGFVIVFVPQRVWNTLFLQGDSLLVTAENATMGVAIAVVSFVGSMGNVPFAVALWGGGISFAGVIAFVYADLITIPVLNVYRKYYGWKVMLYILGVFFVTMAFTGFVMELLFDALGIVPNLAAGETATEQTYFELDYTFYLNLVAFALSGFLLYVYRRGLGAPGQYRDPVCGMRTDDDDGPSAIYDGEPYYFCSNTCKRSFEADPAAFAHGGPRVTDADRDH from the coding sequence ATGCAAGCGGCGGGTATCGATGGGGTGATCGAATCGCTCCGCATCGGCGTCGGCTTCCTCTGGACGGCAGCCTGGGCGATCGTCATGGGGCTCACGATCACGAGTCTCGTGCAGGTGTACGTCTCCAAGGAGCGGATGGCCCGGGTCCTCGGCGACGGCGACCTCGCCGGGCTCGCGAGGGCGACGCTGTTCGGGGCGGTGAGCAGCGGCTGTAGCTTCGGCGCCGTCGCTATCGGCAAGGGGCTTTTCAAGAAAGGCGCTCACGCGGTGAACTTCCTCGCGTTCATGTTCGCCTCGACGAACCTCATCGTCGAACTCGGGTTGATGATCCTGATCCTCCTCGGCTGGGAGTTCCTCCTCGCGGAGCTGCTCGGCGGACTCGTCCTCATCGCAGTCATGGCGCTACTCGTCCATCTCACGCTCCCAGAAACGCTGTTCGACGAGGTGCGAACGGAACTCGACCAGCACGACCACGACCACGGCATCACGGAAGATCCGACCTGTGGAATGGAAGGGAAAGACGAGTATTCGATCGTGACTGACGGGGGAGAGACCCTGAAATTCTGTTCCGAGGGGTGCTTGGAGACCTACCGGCAAGCGGCAGCGAGTCGGGGAGGCTGGCGAGACGAACTTCGTTCGTGGGGCGGCTGGTACAAACTCGGCAACCAGTATCGCAAGGAGTGGTCGATGATCTGGACGGACGTCGTCGCGGGATTTCTCATCTCGGGATTCGTCATCGTGTTCGTCCCACAGCGGGTCTGGAACACGCTCTTCCTCCAGGGCGATAGTCTGCTGGTGACCGCCGAGAACGCGACTATGGGCGTCGCGATCGCCGTCGTCAGCTTCGTCGGGAGCATGGGTAACGTTCCGTTCGCGGTCGCCCTCTGGGGCGGCGGTATCAGCTTCGCCGGCGTCATCGCGTTCGTCTACGCGGACCTCATCACGATCCCCGTGTTGAACGTCTATCGGAAGTACTACGGCTGGAAGGTCATGCTGTACATCCTCGGCGTCTTCTTCGTCACGATGGCGTTCACCGGGTTCGTCATGGAACTGCTCTTCGACGCCCTCGGAATCGTCCCGAACCTGGCGGCCGGTGAGACCGCGACCGAGCAGACGTACTTCGAACTCGACTACACGTTCTACCTCAATCTCGTCGCGTTCGCCCTCTCCGGGTTCCTGCTGTACGTGTATCGACGGGGGCTCGGTGCCCCCGGCCAGTACCGGGACCCCGTCTGTGGGATGCGGACCGACGACGACGACGGGCCGAGTGCAATCTACGACGGCGAACCGTACTACTTCTGCTCGAACACCTGCAAACGATCGTTCGAAGCCGATCCGGCGGCGTTCGCACACGGAGGCCCCCGCGTCACAGACGCCGACCGCGACCACTGA
- a CDS encoding helix-turn-helix transcriptional regulator, whose product MNLRRTDAGVALLVAAVLLGGGALSWQAYQRRRAVDQMTGPMMDGSMGSMHGPNPLWYVFGTLLVAAVIGGVYLIVREDRWTRDVPIQSETDGSSSGRPDAIDPPAETPRADRSIDPEAHPRDRVLDLLPDDERRVLEPVLTSPGITQIELRDRSGFSKSKVSQTVSALEKRGLLYRERQGRTFRIYPSDELQQRQPER is encoded by the coding sequence ATGAACCTGCGTCGAACGGATGCTGGAGTCGCACTTCTCGTCGCGGCCGTTCTACTCGGCGGCGGAGCACTCAGTTGGCAAGCGTACCAGCGGCGTCGTGCCGTCGATCAGATGACGGGCCCGATGATGGACGGTTCGATGGGATCGATGCACGGACCGAACCCGCTCTGGTACGTGTTCGGAACGCTTCTCGTTGCGGCCGTCATCGGAGGGGTGTATCTGATCGTTCGTGAGGATCGTTGGACCAGGGACGTACCCATCCAGTCGGAGACCGACGGCTCCAGTTCGGGACGGCCCGACGCTATCGATCCGCCAGCGGAGACACCGCGGGCAGACAGGTCGATCGATCCAGAGGCACACCCACGGGATCGTGTTCTCGACCTGTTACCCGACGACGAACGACGAGTTCTCGAACCAGTCCTCACCTCACCCGGGATCACGCAGATCGAACTGCGCGATCGGTCCGGATTCTCGAAAAGCAAGGTGAGCCAGACTGTGAGTGCACTCGAAAAGCGCGGGTTGTTGTACCGAGAACGGCAGGGCCGGACGTTTCGTATCTATCCGAGCGACGAACTCCAGCAACGGCAGCCGGAGAGGTAG
- a CDS encoding DUF7521 family protein, producing MHVPLVVAKLAVLTLGLLVSAMAFQGYRRYGRTAMVYLAIGFALISVGTVIEGLLFELADLDIFLASTIQTVIAASGMLVILYSLYGRHTRRVSKDE from the coding sequence ATGCACGTCCCACTTGTCGTCGCCAAACTCGCCGTCCTGACTCTCGGATTGCTCGTCTCGGCGATGGCGTTTCAGGGTTACCGTCGGTACGGGAGAACCGCAATGGTGTACCTCGCGATCGGGTTTGCACTCATTAGCGTCGGAACGGTCATCGAAGGCCTCCTTTTCGAACTCGCTGATCTAGACATCTTCCTCGCCAGTACGATCCAGACGGTGATCGCCGCGAGTGGAATGCTCGTCATTCTGTATTCGCTGTACGGCCGCCACACGAGACGCGTCTCGAAAGACGAGTAA
- a CDS encoding ArsR/SmtB family transcription factor, which translates to MKDHIIFEALADEVAATILTHTTERERSADELAELVDASESTVRRRIERLVDAGLLIERLQLDRQGDHYHIYRTAIKRVEARLENETIDVHVEHREDGVDRFVRLWEDMRGDR; encoded by the coding sequence GTGAAAGATCATATTATCTTCGAAGCACTTGCGGACGAGGTCGCGGCTACCATCCTGACACACACGACCGAGCGAGAGCGATCCGCGGACGAACTCGCGGAACTCGTCGACGCCTCCGAGTCGACCGTGCGTCGGCGGATCGAACGACTCGTCGACGCGGGGCTCCTGATCGAACGGTTGCAACTCGACCGTCAGGGGGATCACTATCACATCTACCGGACAGCGATCAAACGCGTCGAGGCGAGACTCGAAAACGAAACGATCGACGTCCACGTCGAGCACCGAGAAGACGGAGTCGACCGATTCGTTCGGCTCTGGGAAGACATGCGAGGTGATCGATGA
- a CDS encoding plastocyanin/azurin family copper-binding protein, which yields MKSIRTKRRQFLTVAGSVVLAGCAGEGSESSASSGGQSESSTQPANEDDADGTRTDGDDSDGNSADREDVRVVEMITDDNGVYFDPNGLLVEPETTVRFVTTSGSHTATAYHPDNDDQPLRIPEGADPWDSGTLGEADDPVEVTFTIEGVYDYYCTPHEVMGQVGRIVVGEPRDGPGTTPPDELPPAAREELPAIETILDNETVSGQ from the coding sequence ATGAAGTCGATACGAACCAAGCGGCGGCAGTTCCTGACGGTCGCTGGAAGCGTCGTGCTAGCCGGCTGCGCCGGCGAAGGCAGCGAATCCTCCGCTTCGTCGGGCGGACAGTCGGAGTCGTCAACGCAACCGGCGAACGAAGACGACGCGGACGGTACCCGGACGGACGGGGACGACAGCGATGGCAACTCGGCAGATCGGGAGGACGTGAGGGTCGTAGAGATGATCACGGACGACAACGGGGTGTACTTCGATCCGAACGGACTCCTCGTCGAACCGGAAACGACCGTCCGCTTCGTCACGACCTCCGGGAGCCATACGGCGACCGCCTATCATCCGGACAACGACGATCAGCCGCTCCGGATCCCGGAAGGCGCCGATCCGTGGGATTCGGGAACTCTCGGCGAAGCCGACGATCCCGTCGAGGTGACGTTCACGATCGAGGGCGTCTACGACTACTACTGTACCCCCCACGAAGTGATGGGGCAAGTTGGACGGATCGTGGTCGGTGAACCGCGGGATGGCCCGGGCACTACCCCTCCAGATGAACTCCCTCCCGCTGCTCGGGAAGAACTCCCGGCCATCGAGACGATCCTCGACAACGAAACCGTCAGCGGTCAGTGA
- a CDS encoding DnaJ domain-containing protein codes for MGETYYDVLGVDREASQDEIRSAYRDRVLETHPDHNDDPDAADQFRRVSTAESVLTDETERARYDRLGHESYVKLGQHSADADDSAADDSTAEESADRSGSTTSTGAERTSSRTTNRRQRTRERRSWRSDGRSDAESDRTSGRSHHARQRSRRQRRTAAQRSSDEWPFDTDRDRTSGRGAAGTATATTTASTAERSDQRSETEFSYAVHGWNDEIDLDTGDRRLDQPTIVGLGTVSVLYPLFVYASLSPTFSFPTNLVVTTCTLLLVGYMLTFPRVAVVAFGGWSVLLPIGLFAGPADPVSLLGLLAIAFCWIPFGYAMAVRWALRL; via the coding sequence ATGGGCGAGACGTACTACGACGTCCTCGGGGTCGACCGGGAGGCGTCGCAGGACGAAATCCGGTCGGCGTACCGCGATCGCGTCCTCGAGACCCATCCGGATCACAACGACGATCCGGACGCCGCCGACCAGTTCCGGCGCGTCTCGACGGCCGAGTCGGTACTCACCGACGAGACGGAACGTGCACGGTACGATCGGCTCGGCCACGAGTCGTACGTGAAACTCGGCCAGCACAGCGCAGACGCCGACGACTCGGCCGCGGACGACTCGACCGCAGAGGAATCGGCCGATCGGTCCGGATCGACGACCTCCACCGGCGCGGAGCGGACGTCCTCGCGAACGACGAACCGTCGACAGCGCACGCGCGAGCGCCGTTCCTGGCGCAGTGACGGCCGGTCGGACGCGGAGAGCGATCGAACCAGCGGTCGCAGTCACCACGCCAGACAGCGCTCCAGGCGGCAGCGGCGCACGGCGGCACAGCGATCGAGCGACGAGTGGCCGTTCGATACCGACCGCGACCGGACGTCCGGTCGGGGTGCCGCTGGAACGGCGACGGCGACGACAACGGCATCGACCGCCGAGCGATCGGACCAACGCAGCGAGACCGAGTTCAGCTACGCCGTCCACGGCTGGAACGACGAGATCGATCTGGACACGGGTGACCGCCGACTCGATCAGCCGACGATCGTCGGTCTCGGAACGGTCTCGGTGCTGTACCCGCTGTTCGTCTACGCGTCGCTCTCGCCGACGTTTTCGTTCCCGACGAATCTCGTCGTCACCACCTGTACGCTGCTCCTGGTCGGCTACATGCTCACGTTCCCCCGGGTCGCGGTCGTCGCGTTCGGGGGCTGGAGCGTCCTCCTCCCGATCGGGCTGTTCGCCGGTCCGGCCGACCCGGTATCGCTGCTCGGACTCCTGGCGATCGCGTTCTGCTGGATTCCGTTCGGCTACGCGATGGCCGTCCGGTGGGCGCTACGCCTCTGA
- the menD gene encoding 2-succinyl-5-enolpyruvyl-6-hydroxy-3-cyclohexene-1-carboxylic-acid synthase, giving the protein MTAPNRATLWGRVLVDELAKGGLEAVCIAPGSRSTPLTVAFAEHPDVEVYSHLDERSASYFALGRARRTGEPTALVCTSGTAAANFHPAVIEAHQARVPLLVVTADRPPELRDSGANQTIDQRDLYGDALRWDTDLPEPEADERKVRSLRTTAARALAETTGNPPGPVHLNCPFRKPLEPIAVPGDVPDAFADTLAGRGRDGAFVDVDSGRPRLHDDELDPVLEALAGADRPLIVAGPADPADLVDLDPGAVSELAARLDAPVLADPLSGVRFGLHVDDGPILGGYDGYIDAMPAPDVVLRFGASPTSKPLSHALRDSGAIQYLIDPAGRWREATFTATDLLAATPGSIVEALLDRLESDDVATDAGTDADPGSTTDADWVAQFRRAENRHWEIRNDAVTPEALAADPFEGAVLASVFEHAPDPATVFVSNSMPIRDADRFGRPRPADLTVLANRGASGIDGITSTALGAGSTVDEPLVLVTGDLAFYHDSNGLLAIDRCGVDATIVLLDNDGGGIFHKLPIEDFDPPFTDQFKTPHGLEFESLGDLYDLEFERVGPAEFGAAYRRSLDADGTQVLAVEFDAERSHRRRDAIRKTVVDAIETDRNGESEA; this is encoded by the coding sequence ATGACTGCACCCAATCGCGCGACGCTGTGGGGCCGCGTTCTCGTGGACGAACTCGCGAAAGGCGGGCTCGAGGCGGTCTGTATCGCTCCCGGAAGTCGATCGACGCCGCTGACCGTCGCGTTCGCCGAGCATCCGGACGTCGAGGTCTACTCACACCTGGACGAGCGCTCCGCCTCGTACTTCGCACTCGGGCGCGCGAGACGGACGGGGGAACCGACGGCCCTGGTCTGTACCTCCGGCACGGCGGCGGCGAACTTCCACCCCGCCGTGATCGAGGCGCACCAGGCCCGCGTCCCGCTGCTCGTGGTGACCGCGGATCGGCCGCCGGAACTTCGCGACAGCGGTGCGAACCAGACGATCGACCAGCGCGACCTCTACGGCGACGCGCTCCGGTGGGATACCGATTTACCGGAACCCGAGGCCGACGAACGGAAAGTTCGGAGCCTTCGCACGACCGCCGCCCGCGCACTCGCCGAGACGACCGGCAACCCGCCGGGACCGGTCCACCTCAACTGTCCGTTCCGCAAGCCGCTCGAACCGATCGCAGTGCCGGGCGACGTTCCGGACGCGTTCGCGGACACGCTGGCCGGCCGGGGTCGAGACGGCGCGTTCGTCGACGTCGACAGCGGCCGCCCGCGACTCCACGACGACGAACTCGACCCGGTGCTCGAGGCGCTCGCGGGCGCCGATCGACCGCTGATCGTCGCCGGGCCGGCGGATCCGGCGGACCTGGTCGATCTCGATCCAGGGGCCGTGAGCGAACTCGCGGCGCGACTCGATGCACCCGTGCTGGCGGATCCGCTCTCGGGAGTCCGGTTCGGCCTCCACGTCGACGACGGGCCGATACTCGGCGGCTACGACGGCTATATCGACGCGATGCCGGCCCCGGACGTCGTCCTCCGGTTCGGCGCATCGCCGACGTCGAAGCCGCTGAGCCACGCGTTGCGCGATTCCGGGGCGATCCAGTACCTGATCGACCCCGCGGGCCGGTGGCGCGAGGCGACCTTCACGGCGACCGACCTGCTCGCTGCCACACCCGGGTCGATCGTCGAGGCGCTGCTCGATCGACTCGAGAGCGACGACGTGGCTACCGACGCCGGCACCGACGCCGATCCGGGATCGACGACCGACGCGGACTGGGTAGCCCAGTTCAGGCGGGCGGAGAACCGGCACTGGGAGATCCGGAACGACGCGGTGACGCCGGAAGCGCTTGCGGCCGATCCCTTCGAGGGAGCGGTCCTCGCGTCGGTGTTCGAGCACGCGCCGGACCCGGCGACCGTCTTCGTCTCAAACAGCATGCCGATCCGGGACGCGGACCGCTTCGGGCGGCCACGACCGGCCGACCTGACGGTGCTCGCGAACCGCGGGGCGAGCGGTATCGACGGGATCACGAGCACTGCGCTGGGTGCCGGAAGTACCGTCGACGAACCGCTCGTGCTCGTGACGGGGGATCTCGCCTTCTATCACGATTCGAACGGGCTGCTCGCGATCGATCGCTGTGGCGTCGACGCCACGATCGTCCTGCTGGACAACGACGGCGGCGGCATCTTCCACAAACTTCCGATCGAGGACTTCGATCCACCCTTTACCGACCAGTTCAAGACGCCCCACGGCCTCGAGTTCGAGTCGCTCGGGGACCTCTACGACCTCGAATTCGAACGCGTCGGACCGGCCGAATTCGGGGCCGCCTACAGGCGATCGCTCGACGCGGACGGGACGCAGGTGCTCGCGGTCGAGTTCGACGCCGAACGGAGTCACCGCCGTCGAGATGCCATCCGGAAAACGGTCGTCGACGCGATCGAGACGGACCGGAACGGGGAGTCAGAGGCGTAG